The following coding sequences are from one Argonema galeatum A003/A1 window:
- a CDS encoding glycosyltransferase family 4 protein, with protein MNILMLSSTFPYPPSRGGTEIRTFNLLKYLHQRHNITLVTQRHGGVTEAEVEELRQWVSNLVIFPLPPEPKQGGIEGLVGKVARFSESVIKATPPNVLYRYSPEIKSWVDEFVQSGKCDVITCEHSVNEIYIRPKFRNSVKTVVDIHSSIYGWIRDHLEMGASPNALRDRLYLHLILERYEKRYSSKFSSLVVTTEDDKKQFLKFVPQADIPVIPNGVDLEIFPYRTSDCGGRKLIFVGAMDASHNIDAARFFAIEVLPELQKNYPDATFSIVGARPTPEVLALGERTGVIVTGKVCSMAEYLHASTVCVVPLRAGYGIKNKTLEGMAAGVPIVASDRGLEGLAVDTPDVPLRALRANQVQEYVNAISRLFEDAQLREELSRNGRSLVETEYTWERAGQLYEQVLLQ; from the coding sequence ATGAATATTCTCATGCTTTCCTCTACGTTCCCCTATCCACCCAGCCGAGGGGGAACCGAAATCAGAACCTTCAACTTGCTGAAATACCTGCACCAGCGTCATAACATTACGCTGGTGACACAACGCCACGGGGGAGTAACAGAGGCGGAGGTAGAAGAACTCCGTCAGTGGGTAAGCAACCTAGTTATTTTTCCGCTACCGCCAGAACCGAAACAAGGCGGAATCGAAGGATTGGTTGGTAAAGTTGCACGCTTTAGCGAGTCTGTCATAAAAGCAACGCCACCGAATGTTTTATATCGATATTCGCCGGAAATTAAAAGTTGGGTAGATGAGTTTGTCCAATCTGGCAAATGCGATGTTATTACCTGCGAACATAGTGTTAATGAAATCTACATTCGTCCTAAATTTCGCAACTCAGTTAAGACAGTTGTAGATATTCACAGTTCAATTTATGGGTGGATTCGCGACCACTTGGAAATGGGGGCGTCTCCGAATGCGTTGCGCGATCGCCTCTACCTTCACCTCATCTTAGAACGGTACGAAAAACGCTACTCCAGCAAATTTTCTAGTCTTGTAGTCACGACGGAAGATGATAAAAAACAATTTCTCAAATTCGTTCCCCAAGCTGATATTCCGGTAATTCCAAATGGAGTAGATCTGGAAATATTCCCATATCGTACAAGTGACTGCGGCGGACGCAAATTAATATTTGTTGGTGCAATGGATGCTTCCCACAATATCGATGCCGCTCGTTTTTTTGCCATAGAGGTATTGCCAGAACTCCAAAAAAATTACCCGGATGCTACTTTTAGCATTGTTGGCGCACGTCCTACACCAGAAGTTTTGGCCCTGGGGGAACGCACCGGAGTTATCGTTACGGGTAAAGTTTGCTCAATGGCAGAATACCTGCACGCCAGTACAGTTTGTGTCGTTCCCCTGCGTGCGGGTTATGGAATTAAAAACAAAACTTTAGAAGGAATGGCAGCTGGAGTGCCGATAGTGGCAAGCGATCGCGGTTTAGAAGGACTCGCCGTTGATACTCCTGACGTACCTTTACGAGCCTTACGAGCAAATCAAGTCCAAGAGTACGTTAACGCCATCAGCCGCTTATTTGAAGATGCCCAACTGCGAGAAGAGTTATCGAGAAATGGGCGATCGCTCGTAGAGACAGAATACACTTGGGAACGAGCCGGACAACTCTACGAACAAGTACTGCTACAGTAG